The Saprospiraceae bacterium genome includes the window TGGAATCAAAGGCGCGCTGACGTACTCGCCTCAGCGCTTCTTGTGCTGCAGCAGTCGGCCCATTTAGTTCATTTTCCGCCTCTGCAAACATTAATAAAACATCGGAATAGCGCAACATCGGCCAGTTAATACCTGTGCCTTTGGCTGAAGAACCACCTGGAGGGTTATCCAGAAAATGCCGACTCCATTTACCTTGGGCAATATTAGTTGGCCCTGATACAAATTCTTCTTCAAAGGAGGTATTTACCCGATAAAAAGCGCAAGTTACATCTCGACGGATGTCTGAGGTATCAAAGGAAAAATAATAGCTTGGCGGAATAGCCATATAATTGCTACCAGACCCATAGTCATGAGTTGCCGTTGCACCGCCTTGGACCGTAATACCAATATTCCAAGCCACATCTCCATTACCAACCGCAAAAGGCACTTCAAAAAGAATGTCTTCATTGACTGGACTTAGAAATTTACATTGGTTCATAAAAATCTGCCTATAATCGGAAGGGAGCATCCGGTCCTTTAAAGTCATTAGTTTTTGGGTGTAATCCCGCGCAATTTGGTAGTAATCCAAATAATCACTTTGTCGCTCCGAATTTAGGCCAGGTGTTAAATAGTAACCTCCCCGCTGTAGAGCAATTCTCGCAATCAACCCAAGGGTGTATTCCCGATTGACCATTTCAATACCATTGGAAACCTGATCTGCCCACTGCATCTTCCCTTCAATGTCGATCATGTCCTGTATGACCTGGGAGAGGATCACATTCCGATCTTCTTTCGGTAAGAAAAAGTTATTGCCTGCTTTCGGTGCTTCTCGTACATTGGGTACGTCTCCAAAATAGTAAACGAGCATGCTGTACCAATAGGCGCGTAAAGTATAGGCTTCGCCTAACATATGGTACATGGTATTAACGACCTGGGCATCGGTAGACTCCAATGTCCCGCTGGCATTGATGCCATCAATGGCAATATTAGCGTCCCGGATAGCCGTATAGGCAGCATTCCAAAATTGCCTTAGATCCCCATTACTGGCTAAAGCATTCAGGTCCCAGATCTGATAGCGGTCACCTGAACTCGTCCAGCCACTTTGATGCTCAATATCTGTGTTTCCAGTCATGTTATTGGATAAACGCGAGCGGAATCCGTCAACGCCAAACTGCACATAAATGGCATTTACGCCTCTTCTGGCATCATCGACATTCGAATAAACATACTTGGTATCGAACGTTGAAATAGAATCAGGCTCCAAAAAGTCCTGACAAGCAACGAGCATTAACATGCCACCAACAAGGAGTATGGATATTAGCTTATTTAGTTTCATATCTTTTGGTTTAAAATCTTATCTAATTAGAAGGTAATATTTAACCCAAAAGTGTAGGAACGACTTCTGGGAAAGGAAGAATAATCTACACCCGGCGTCAAGCCAGAGTAAGCGCTATTTCTTCCAGTACTCACTTCTGGATCATAGCCCGAATACTTCGTCCAAATGGCAAGGTTATTGCCAGTAGCATAGATTCTGAATTGGGCTATTTTTAATTTAGAAAGAATAGATGAAGGTAAAGAATAGCCAATATTCAGGTTATTCAACCGAATAAAGGAACCATCTTCTACGGCCCAGGAATGGATAGTCGCTTGCGCTACCCCAAAACTATAGTGCGACCACATCGTTTTGTCCGCATTGAGTTGAGCAAGTTGGCCGAGATCCGTCACCACTTCTCCGGGAATGCCAGTATAGGAACCATCTACATCAATATAGGTAAACCTGTTGTCGATACTCATGCCACTCAACATATTGCCGTAGCGCACACGACGGAATTGGTTGTATTGGATTTTTCCTGTATTATAGACATCATTTCCGTAGGACCAGTTAAAGAATATGGATGCATCAAAGCTTTTGTATCGGGTGTTAAACCCAAAACCACCTTGGTGTTTTGGCAAGGTATTTCCTATAACGGTTCTGTCTTCACTATTGATAATACCATCGCCATTCAGGTCTTTCAGTTTTAGAAATCCTGGTCGGATATTGGTTCTACCCACGGTACCCCCTGAATTGGGAACGCCTTCTTTTAATACGTAACTATTGGAAGCAGCATCATAAGCCGAAAAATCATCAACACTGTAAAATCCCTCTGTCACATAGCCATAAATATCACCAAGGGTACCTCCTACTTTTACATAGAAGTCATCCTGGTCTTTTAGATCTGTACTGGCCCAGTTAGATTGAAAAAATCGCTCTGTGGTTCCATCCAGTTTTTCCACTTTGGCTTTGTTGAAACCAATATTGAAAATACCGGATAACATGAAATTGCGTTTTTCAATAATATAGGCATTTAGTCCTAGTTCTACCCCTTGGTTAGAGGTCGTACCAATATTATTCCATTGCGTTGAAAAACCCGTATTGGAAGGAATTGCTGACCTCAACAACAAATCTTTGGTTGTATTTTTGTAAAGGTCTAAACTACCGGTAAGTTTTCCGGAGAACAAGCTAAAATCAAGCCCGGCATTTCGGTTAATAGTGGTCTCCCACTTGATAAAAGGATTGTAAAGGGTACTTCCTGTTGGCGTATAATAGGCATTGTCCACATTCCCAAACCCAGGCCCTCGGTTGGTTGAACCAACAAATAAAAACTGTGTAGCGGTGGGATCAATCCGGTCATTTCCCGTTTCTCCGTAGCTTAACCGCACTTTCAAGTCATCAATAAAGGTAGAATTATCCAGGAACTTCTCCTCTGATAGTTTCCATCCAATCGCCACAGCAGGGAAGATACCCAGTCGATTATCCGCCGCAAACTTACTAGAGGCATCTGACCGTAAAGTGGCCGTTAACAAATATTTATTATTCAATTGGTAGTTGACTCTTCCAAAAAATGAAAGCCGGTTAGCATCGGTATCTTCTGTCGTTGAAAGTCGGTCGGTCCGGCCAAAGGTCATATTGGCAAATAGTTCTTCGGGCGTAATAGAAAGCCGGAAATCTTCAGAGCGGATAAAAGCACTGTTCCCTCCACTGGAATAAATTTCATGCCCAAGCAAAAAATCAAGTTGGTGATTACCCAGGTTTTCAAACTGGTAGCCAATGGTATTTAGCCATCGATAAGTAAAGTCTTCGCTATTGGTTCTTTGTCCAAGGGGTAGGTTACCGCCATTATTAAAAGATTCGCTGGTAAGCGGCCCATAAAAACGTAAAGTTTCATCAAACCTCTTAGAAGAGGTGAAGGTAGATTTTAAATGCAAATTGTCGATAGCTTCCCAATCCAAGGCAGCATTCAATACATAATCATTTGTTGTTCGCTTTCTCCAATCTTGCTTGACCAACTCGGTTGGACTAACCAGACTAAGCAGGAAGGCTTGAAAATCGTCGCTTGGGTCAACGGTGTTCAGGTCAATGACTAATTCATCGGCAATACCGTTAACGGGTTGCGTCTGTACTGCGTCTTTGATGTTAATTTGTGCACTACCGGAAGTACCTGCACCATCGACGACCGTATTGGTTATCCTCGCTGATCCTTCAAAGGTTAATCGGCTTGACAGTTTCTGATTTAACTTGAAATTGATAACGTTCCGATTATAGCCAGAGCCGAGCAAAAGGCCCTCATCGATATTTGTTGTCAAACTCAAGCTTAGTTTTGTCGTTTCTGTACCGCCATTTAGGCTCAAATTGTGGTACTGAGACAACTGGGGGTCACCAAATAACTCCTTTTGCCAATCTGTTCCAGGTTTTTGTTTGTACAATTCCAAATCATCATACTTACCAAAGAATTTCTCAAAATTTCTTAAGTCAGCATCAGAGTTAAGCTTGGCATATTCGTAGTTAGCCAAGGTGAACTCATAAGGTGATAACACCTCATAGCTTCTATCCTTGGGCAATTCCTTAATTTGAACAAAAGCATTATACGAAACAGATACTTTTCCTGCTTCTGGCTGCTTGGTGGTGATGACAACCACACCGTTGGAGGCCTGTGCGCCATAAATAGCTGTAGCAGCAGCGTCTTTCAAAATATTAATGCTTTCAATATCCGTTGGCGGTATATCCCTAATACTACTTACAATGAATCCATCCACTACAAACAGCGGGGAATTGTCCTGGGTAATCGACCCACCTCCACGAACGCGGATGACTACCTCCGCATCAGGAGACCCATCCGTGGTCAAAACATTAACCCCTGGCAAACGACCAGTCATGGCTTGGGCAGCATTGGAAATGGGGATTTTATTAATTTGAGAAGCAGTCAGCGTGGCAACCGAACCCGTCAGATCGGTTTTTTTAACGGTACCATATCCAATCACAACCACTTCGTCCAAAAATTTGGCATCGGGTTGCAAGGTCAAATCAATGACCGTGCTAGTGCCGACCTTAATTTCCTGATTGGCATAACCTATATAAGAAAACACCAGAATATCATCAGGAGAAGCACTGATTTCGTAGCGGCCCTCAATATCCGTAATAGTGCCCGTCGTGCTATTCTTTGGCTGCACGTTGACGCCAATCAAAGGCTCATTCTCATTGGAAATCACCTTGCCGCTGATCATTTTCTGCGCATACCCCGTGGTACTCCCCAGCCAAATAAGGCAGACCAGCATTCCAAATGTTTTTAGTATTTTTTTGAATTTCATAGATAGATAATTTCGTTAATTGAAGGAGTTCTCAAAATATTATTAGAAAAGTCACCAAACGCTTCACAAAGCTATCATACATAATTAGGAAGGAGTATGCATAAATTAACAAAGGAGTAGCTCAATTTAACATCCTCTTAATAATCAATTTTTAAAATACCTGCGGAGTTTTAATTTCAATTCGGTGATGCCTTCCACAAAAAGCCCTGCCATTTGTTGGGCGCCAAATGCCGAAAAATGCGTATTATCCTCCAATCCATCCGGCAAGGAGACATATTCGCCTGGATTTATATGCAAGAACAGCTTTTTTGAACCTTCTTCCTGGTAGGCAATTAGTAATTGTTCAGACTTGCGGTGCATATCGACCAGCGGGATCTTCATGTTTTTGGCGACTTCCCTGACCAAATCTGGGTAAATACCGTGGGTATCGTAAAACTTCCCTTCTTCGTCAAATCGCCGCCGCATAATGGGAGTACAAAGGATTGGCTTCGCTTTTTTAGCGCTACTTTCTTTCACAAAGCGGATGAGATTGGCTTTGTATTCATCGGGGGTAGTATATCGACCTACTTTTTCGGGGCTGCTATCATTGTGCCCAAATTGAATAATGACATAATCTCCGGCTTGTATAGTATCTAGGATGCCTTGCCAAAGCCCTTCTGAGCGAAAAGTCTTGGTGCTCCGCCCATTTTGGGCGCGGTTATCAATGGTTACTTTATCATTAAAAAAAACGGGTAACATCATCCCCCAGCCTCGTTCAGGGTGATCCTCTTTCGTTTTAATAGACATGGTAGAATCACCTGCCATATAAATGGTGATAGGCTTTTGGGTAGGTAGGGAAAACCCTAAAAGGCTCAATATGAGGAGTAGGAAAAAAGATCGGAACATACGAGTTAATTCTTTAGAACTAAAAGTAGGCTGTCTGTTCCAATTTAACTATTCCTAAAATAACAAATGAGGCGCAAAAAAAACAGTTATATCCTATTTCAAAGGGTCAATTTTGCCATTGGGTGACCCATTAAGAGGTTTCAATACCTTTATATCTAAGTCAAAGAACAGGCTGATCTCATCTTTAACTTTTATTAAGCCCATTAAAACCGTAGGAGGGTCAATACCAAAATCAGACATATTGATGGCTTTAGAACTCTTAATAGCAAGTTGACCATCCGCCATTTGTTTGGCTTTAATATCCATCTTCACTCTTTTGGTCTTTCCGGCGATGGTAATGTCGGCATTGGCTTTTACATTTTGCCATTCATCATAATGAGCTGCTTCTTGAAAGGTAATACTACACAATTCGAAACAAATCTTAGGATATTCATCAGCTTTTAAGGCTTTGCTAAGGTCTCGGTTGATCCCCTTATTGCCACAATCCAATTTTTCCGTGGTGATTTCCACCCTGGTTTCATGAAAATAGGCAACATTGGAATTAGCAGTGGAATTGAGGCGCATTTTTGCAGGTGGGAAATCTTCTTTACAATCACAAGTAAAGCTATTGACATTGCTTTTTCCTTCTATATATAGCCGACTGCTTTCCAAAATTTTAAAGGGAATATCTTGTTGAG containing:
- a CDS encoding RagB/SusD family nutrient uptake outer membrane protein, whose protein sequence is MKLNKLISILLVGGMLMLVACQDFLEPDSISTFDTKYVYSNVDDARRGVNAIYVQFGVDGFRSRLSNNMTGNTDIEHQSGWTSSGDRYQIWDLNALASNGDLRQFWNAAYTAIRDANIAIDGINASGTLESTDAQVVNTMYHMLGEAYTLRAYWYSMLVYYFGDVPNVREAPKAGNNFFLPKEDRNVILSQVIQDMIDIEGKMQWADQVSNGIEMVNREYTLGLIARIALQRGGYYLTPGLNSERQSDYLDYYQIARDYTQKLMTLKDRMLPSDYRQIFMNQCKFLSPVNEDILFEVPFAVGNGDVAWNIGITVQGGATATHDYGSGSNYMAIPPSYYFSFDTSDIRRDVTCAFYRVNTSFEEEFVSGPTNIAQGKWSRHFLDNPPGGSSAKGTGINWPMLRYSDVLLMFAEAENELNGPTAAAQEALRRVRQRAFDSKDWSAKVDAYIASVSAGKEAFFDAIVNERAWEFGGEMIRKYELIRWNIYSEKVAATVETLKEMADAAFSGSGKYSELPDYMYWKRDGSGKFVVLNPNRKILSPPDDSWTRQTFLLSLHDEVNTYAPWITRDWANYISDGPKPGVVRYVFPIPAEAITNSQGTLKNDGYGF
- a CDS encoding TonB-dependent receptor, whose amino-acid sequence is MKFKKILKTFGMLVCLIWLGSTTGYAQKMISGKVISNENEPLIGVNVQPKNSTTGTITDIEGRYEISASPDDILVFSYIGYANQEIKVGTSTVIDLTLQPDAKFLDEVVVIGYGTVKKTDLTGSVATLTASQINKIPISNAAQAMTGRLPGVNVLTTDGSPDAEVVIRVRGGGSITQDNSPLFVVDGFIVSSIRDIPPTDIESINILKDAAATAIYGAQASNGVVVITTKQPEAGKVSVSYNAFVQIKELPKDRSYEVLSPYEFTLANYEYAKLNSDADLRNFEKFFGKYDDLELYKQKPGTDWQKELFGDPQLSQYHNLSLNGGTETTKLSLSLTTNIDEGLLLGSGYNRNVINFKLNQKLSSRLTFEGSARITNTVVDGAGTSGSAQINIKDAVQTQPVNGIADELVIDLNTVDPSDDFQAFLLSLVSPTELVKQDWRKRTTNDYVLNAALDWEAIDNLHLKSTFTSSKRFDETLRFYGPLTSESFNNGGNLPLGQRTNSEDFTYRWLNTIGYQFENLGNHQLDFLLGHEIYSSGGNSAFIRSEDFRLSITPEELFANMTFGRTDRLSTTEDTDANRLSFFGRVNYQLNNKYLLTATLRSDASSKFAADNRLGIFPAVAIGWKLSEEKFLDNSTFIDDLKVRLSYGETGNDRIDPTATQFLFVGSTNRGPGFGNVDNAYYTPTGSTLYNPFIKWETTINRNAGLDFSLFSGKLTGSLDLYKNTTKDLLLRSAIPSNTGFSTQWNNIGTTSNQGVELGLNAYIIEKRNFMLSGIFNIGFNKAKVEKLDGTTERFFQSNWASTDLKDQDDFYVKVGGTLGDIYGYVTEGFYSVDDFSAYDAASNSYVLKEGVPNSGGTVGRTNIRPGFLKLKDLNGDGIINSEDRTVIGNTLPKHQGGFGFNTRYKSFDASIFFNWSYGNDVYNTGKIQYNQFRRVRYGNMLSGMSIDNRFTYIDVDGSYTGIPGEVVTDLGQLAQLNADKTMWSHYSFGVAQATIHSWAVEDGSFIRLNNLNIGYSLPSSILSKLKIAQFRIYATGNNLAIWTKYSGYDPEVSTGRNSAYSGLTPGVDYSSFPRSRSYTFGLNITF
- a CDS encoding rhamnogalacturonan acetylesterase; translation: MFRSFFLLLILSLLGFSLPTQKPITIYMAGDSTMSIKTKEDHPERGWGMMLPVFFNDKVTIDNRAQNGRSTKTFRSEGLWQGILDTIQAGDYVIIQFGHNDSSPEKVGRYTTPDEYKANLIRFVKESSAKKAKPILCTPIMRRRFDEEGKFYDTHGIYPDLVREVAKNMKIPLVDMHRKSEQLLIAYQEEGSKKLFLHINPGEYVSLPDGLEDNTHFSAFGAQQMAGLFVEGITELKLKLRRYFKN
- a CDS encoding YceI family protein, which produces MKNITGLERIKTFLSLLFGLLLIFPTTLLSQQDIPFKILESSRLYIEGKSNVNSFTCDCKEDFPPAKMRLNSTANSNVAYFHETRVEITTEKLDCGNKGINRDLSKALKADEYPKICFELCSITFQEAAHYDEWQNVKANADITIAGKTKRVKMDIKAKQMADGQLAIKSSKAINMSDFGIDPPTVLMGLIKVKDEISLFFDLDIKVLKPLNGSPNGKIDPLK